One segment of Oscillospiraceae bacterium MB08-C2-2 DNA contains the following:
- a CDS encoding TIGR02530 family flagellar biosynthesis protein gives MSQFIQGLPYAVTTGRIQPVTRPVSTPAASKTTGTSFEELLRQQLEKQEGLTLSKHAKARVEQRDISLSQADMLRLEGAVETAEKKGLTDTLVLMDSTAFIINVPSRVVVTVVGQNDRQENVFTNIDGAVIL, from the coding sequence ATGAGCCAGTTCATTCAAGGTTTACCTTATGCGGTAACCACTGGGAGGATACAGCCTGTAACCCGGCCGGTCAGCACACCGGCAGCCTCCAAAACCACCGGCACATCCTTTGAAGAGCTGCTGCGGCAGCAACTGGAAAAGCAGGAAGGCCTTACTCTTTCCAAGCACGCCAAAGCTAGGGTGGAGCAAAGAGATATTTCACTTTCACAGGCGGATATGCTCCGTTTGGAGGGCGCGGTGGAAACCGCCGAGAAAAAGGGCCTTACCGATACCCTTGTGCTGATGGATAGCACCGCCTTTATCATCAACGTTCCCAGCCGGGTGGTTGTCACCGTTGTGGGGCAAAACGACCGGCAAGAAAATGTATTCACCAACATCGATGGCGCCGTTATTTTGTAG
- a CDS encoding flagellar FlbD family protein — protein MIKLTKLNKKEFYLNCELIETVEATPDTVITLRNGKLYIVAESPDEIVESVLKYKKGIL, from the coding sequence ATGATCAAGCTGACAAAACTCAATAAAAAGGAATTCTATCTCAACTGCGAACTGATCGAAACAGTGGAGGCAACACCGGATACGGTGATCACTCTTCGGAATGGAAAGCTCTATATTGTGGCAGAGTCTCCGGATGAGATCGTGGAGAGCGTGCTTAAATATAAGAAGGGCATTCTCTAA
- a CDS encoding flagellar hook-length control protein FliK, with amino-acid sequence MIEIRTSAPEPKAQLKSDKTTAQQAVVDFQKMLTAAGLTSLGASSAGTASKQPEKTASPSQKSESSRQQSGKKTDKAVQTDASADSDQPLQPETAAEAGAQAALAAGMVLVPVVIQPDVPTVPATAVDTGETQAVGVVQQSLTAATIQTVTESAAPLQTQSVQPMQTAPVTQAAKDSTDQQTQAQSHTEHAPLIQVLAQPQAQSPETRREQTATVPLESLQIKPAQQEEKQLRFDQKLSQAVKELEPTAPKTETAPLHPVTENKLETSVAPEDKVLDIPLKKQEIQEGLVTIEADSELNTETIVTEQVRTAPEAPATSDPEIQVRERILTELSQDRMEFQMQLNPRELGTVGVKMVLENGKLAVEITAGSLKAYSALQKNSEALTAALGSVYRDVEATTTVTLTQGKDGHMEGQFDMNSRAGSQQEQQSGTRHSFSGSVISEQSDSGTESLPQQSTLLNYMV; translated from the coding sequence ATGATTGAAATCAGAACATCTGCCCCGGAACCCAAAGCACAGCTAAAATCCGATAAAACCACCGCTCAACAGGCTGTTGTGGATTTTCAGAAAATGCTGACTGCGGCTGGGCTTACATCGTTGGGTGCTTCTTCTGCCGGTACAGCCTCAAAGCAGCCGGAGAAAACGGCTTCTCCCAGCCAAAAGAGTGAAAGCTCCAGGCAGCAAAGTGGGAAAAAGACCGATAAGGCTGTGCAGACCGATGCATCTGCCGATTCCGACCAGCCTTTGCAGCCCGAAACGGCAGCCGAAGCCGGTGCACAGGCCGCTTTAGCCGCTGGAATGGTTCTGGTTCCTGTTGTGATTCAGCCGGATGTGCCCACAGTGCCTGCCACAGCGGTGGATACCGGTGAAACCCAGGCAGTGGGAGTGGTTCAGCAATCCTTGACTGCCGCTACGATTCAGACGGTTACGGAATCCGCCGCACCTCTCCAGACCCAGTCGGTTCAGCCCATGCAGACTGCCCCTGTCACACAGGCGGCCAAGGATTCCACCGACCAGCAAACACAGGCCCAGAGCCATACTGAGCATGCCCCTTTGATTCAGGTTTTGGCGCAGCCTCAGGCCCAGTCCCCTGAAACACGGCGGGAGCAGACCGCTACCGTTCCGCTGGAAAGCTTGCAGATAAAACCGGCCCAGCAAGAGGAGAAGCAGCTTCGCTTTGACCAGAAGCTTAGTCAGGCGGTTAAAGAGCTGGAACCCACTGCCCCCAAGACAGAAACTGCACCTTTGCATCCGGTAACGGAGAACAAGCTGGAAACCTCTGTGGCGCCTGAAGACAAGGTTTTGGATATCCCCCTGAAAAAGCAGGAAATTCAGGAAGGGTTGGTCACAATAGAGGCTGATAGCGAACTAAATACAGAAACAATTGTGACTGAACAGGTTCGGACGGCACCGGAGGCACCAGCAACGTCTGATCCGGAAATACAGGTTCGGGAGCGAATTCTCACCGAACTCAGCCAAGACCGTATGGAGTTTCAGATGCAGCTCAATCCCCGGGAGCTTGGCACAGTGGGTGTTAAAATGGTGCTGGAAAACGGCAAGCTGGCTGTGGAAATTACGGCTGGCAGCCTGAAAGCCTATTCTGCACTGCAAAAGAATTCCGAGGCATTAACCGCCGCTCTTGGCTCAGTTTACCGGGATGTGGAGGCCACCACCACTGTCACACTCACCCAAGGCAAGGATGGCCATATGGAGGGTCAGTTTGATATGAACAGCCGGGCCGGCAGCCAGCAGGAACAGCAATCGGGCACGAGACACTCTTTCAGCGGTTCTGTTATCTCCGAGCAAAGCGATAGCGGCACTGAAAGCTTGCCCCAGCAAAGCACGCTGCTCAACTATATGGTTTAA
- a CDS encoding response regulator, with amino-acid sequence MSKILVVDDAAFMRMMIKDTLNKLGYTDVEEAADGAIAVEKFQQLNPDLVMLDVTMPNLDGIGALKAIKEMNPAAKVVMCSAMGQESMVVEAIKLGALDFIVKPFKPDRIAKTMKAVLG; translated from the coding sequence ATGAGTAAAATATTAGTGGTTGATGATGCTGCTTTTATGAGAATGATGATCAAGGATACCCTTAATAAGCTGGGCTATACCGATGTAGAGGAGGCTGCGGACGGCGCCATTGCGGTGGAAAAATTTCAGCAGCTGAATCCCGATCTTGTTATGCTGGATGTAACCATGCCCAATCTGGATGGAATTGGTGCGCTGAAAGCCATTAAGGAGATGAATCCCGCTGCCAAGGTCGTTATGTGCTCTGCAATGGGTCAGGAATCCATGGTTGTGGAGGCTATTAAGCTGGGCGCTTTGGATTTCATTGTGAAGCCCTTTAAGCCCGATCGGATTGCCAAGACTATGAAAGCGGTATTGGGCTGA
- a CDS encoding flagellar hook-basal body complex protein, whose product MMRSLSSAVAGLKSHQTKMDVIGNNIANVNTYGFKRSRVTFADVYYQSLSSGSKPGTTTGGTNPTQIGYGSAVATTDVLISQAGSASTGRAMDVYISGDGYLTVKDASGNNLYTRLGILGFDANGNIIDSNGNFVQGINVEQKFNADGTLDESALRSLSIPTDILNELTGLGVNNNGDIVGTKPGATTIKASAGLSEYYDLTNLTIAEGSNYSGKMQMKVGALPKLAQMQGAFNWITDVQFGDMAFANNDFAFSYTNGTPGELKMTVDGTSYTANVTANGTFDLKDSSGKVGMVISTGATIPTAASSTTFAAADIENLYQVKVTDKGGNLQTFPAGPSAFTAGSVITAGDIKFTLGTVTKPYFGEMATITSDTETITFGTLALAKFPNAMALEQTGDSYFAASANSGEAEYSRPGSKGTGALASNYLEMSNVDISQEFTDMITTQRGFQANTRIITVSDEMLQELVNLKR is encoded by the coding sequence ATGATGAGATCACTTTCCTCCGCTGTTGCGGGGCTTAAGAGCCACCAGACCAAGATGGACGTTATCGGTAACAACATTGCCAACGTCAACACTTACGGCTTTAAAAGAAGCCGGGTAACCTTTGCGGATGTTTATTACCAAAGCCTTTCCTCCGGTTCCAAGCCGGGAACCACCACCGGTGGTACCAACCCCACCCAGATCGGTTATGGCTCGGCTGTTGCCACCACCGACGTTTTGATTTCTCAAGCCGGCTCCGCCTCCACCGGCCGGGCCATGGATGTGTATATCTCCGGCGATGGCTACCTGACCGTTAAGGATGCCTCCGGCAACAACCTGTATACCCGCTTGGGCATTCTGGGCTTTGATGCCAACGGCAACATCATCGATTCCAACGGTAACTTTGTGCAGGGCATCAATGTGGAGCAGAAGTTTAACGCCGACGGCACTTTGGATGAAAGTGCTCTGCGTTCCCTGAGCATCCCCACCGATATTCTCAACGAGCTCACCGGTCTTGGTGTAAACAACAACGGTGATATTGTGGGAACCAAGCCCGGCGCTACCACCATTAAGGCCAGCGCAGGCTTGAGTGAATACTACGATCTGACCAACCTGACCATTGCCGAAGGCTCCAACTATTCCGGCAAAATGCAGATGAAGGTTGGCGCACTGCCCAAACTGGCTCAGATGCAGGGTGCTTTTAACTGGATTACCGATGTGCAGTTCGGCGATATGGCTTTTGCAAACAATGATTTTGCTTTTTCCTATACCAACGGGACTCCCGGTGAGCTGAAAATGACGGTGGATGGCACGAGCTATACCGCCAACGTTACGGCCAACGGCACCTTTGATTTGAAGGATAGCTCCGGAAAAGTTGGGATGGTGATTTCCACAGGTGCCACAATCCCCACTGCGGCCAGCTCGACTACTTTTGCAGCCGCCGACATCGAAAATCTCTATCAGGTTAAGGTCACCGATAAGGGCGGCAACCTCCAAACTTTCCCCGCCGGGCCTTCTGCCTTTACCGCCGGTTCCGTGATCACCGCCGGGGATATCAAGTTCACCCTCGGAACGGTGACCAAGCCTTATTTCGGTGAGATGGCCACCATCACTTCGGATACGGAGACCATCACCTTCGGCACCTTGGCACTGGCCAAATTCCCCAACGCCATGGCTCTGGAACAAACCGGCGACAGCTACTTTGCTGCCAGCGCCAACTCTGGTGAAGCGGAATACAGCCGCCCCGGTTCCAAGGGAACAGGTGCTCTTGCCTCCAACTATTTGGAAATGTCCAATGTGGATATCTCGCAGGAGTTTACCGATATGATCACCACCCAGCGTGGTTTTCAGGCCAACACCCGTATTATTACCGTTTCGGATGAAATGCTGCAGGAGCTTGTTAACCTGAAGCGCTGA
- a CDS encoding MotA/TolQ/ExbB proton channel family protein, whose amino-acid sequence MDLSFILGFLGAAAVIVYGIVSSGDIGNFIDLSSIWITVFGTLLAMMASFPMKVYLKMFKVTKIVLGRQKFDPEYYINTIGELSEDARKKGLLALEDQVSGFTDSFLKSSVMLIVDAIEPDKVRQQLDSELSNIEMRHAQVWAIFDKGAALAPGFGMIGTLIGLINMLAGMDLAEEGGAQKLAKNMAVALVTTFYGSFMANVLFIPIGNQLRQAHEKEMICKEIVMEGVLAMQAGDNPRNIREKLMTYLSQAQQAKMKPKES is encoded by the coding sequence GTGGATCTGTCATTTATATTAGGCTTTTTAGGTGCTGCCGCTGTAATCGTATATGGTATTGTTTCCAGCGGAGATATAGGCAACTTTATCGATTTGTCCAGCATATGGATTACCGTTTTTGGAACACTGCTGGCGATGATGGCGTCGTTCCCCATGAAGGTATACCTCAAAATGTTTAAGGTTACCAAGATTGTACTGGGGCGCCAGAAGTTCGATCCCGAATACTATATCAACACCATCGGCGAGCTTTCGGAGGATGCCCGGAAAAAGGGGCTTCTTGCCTTGGAAGATCAGGTATCCGGCTTTACCGACAGCTTTTTGAAAAGCAGCGTGATGCTGATTGTGGATGCCATTGAGCCGGATAAGGTGCGCCAGCAGTTGGATAGCGAGCTGAGCAACATCGAAATGCGCCACGCACAGGTGTGGGCGATTTTTGATAAAGGAGCCGCCTTGGCACCGGGTTTTGGTATGATCGGTACACTGATCGGCCTGATTAACATGCTGGCGGGAATGGATCTTGCCGAAGAGGGCGGTGCGCAAAAGCTGGCCAAAAACATGGCAGTTGCCCTTGTCACAACCTTCTACGGTTCCTTTATGGCCAATGTTTTGTTTATTCCCATCGGCAACCAGCTCCGGCAGGCTCACGAGAAGGAAATGATCTGCAAAGAGATTGTAATGGAAGGCGTTTTGGCAATGCAGGCCGGCGATAACCCGAGAAATATTCGGGAAAAGCTGATGACCTATCTTTCTCAGGCACAGCAGGCCAAGATGAAGCCCAAGGAGTCCTGA
- the fliJ gene encoding flagellar export protein FliJ, translating into MKRFSFSLQRLLRFKEQLMDAERAILAEMNALLFQYRQELEALRADLAARSEEFNQKVSVGMLPSEIAVHKSFIRLIETAIEQKIRQIEMQTQAIDKQTEKVRGLKIEISSMEKLREKRLEEYNYQATKAEETFIEEYVSTSKAMAAN; encoded by the coding sequence ATGAAGCGATTTTCTTTTTCACTCCAGCGTCTGCTGCGCTTTAAGGAACAGCTTATGGATGCGGAGCGGGCCATATTGGCCGAAATGAACGCTCTGCTGTTTCAATATCGGCAGGAGCTGGAAGCTCTCCGGGCTGATTTAGCTGCCCGCTCCGAAGAATTCAACCAGAAGGTTTCGGTGGGGATGCTCCCCAGCGAAATTGCAGTTCACAAAAGCTTTATCCGACTCATTGAGACAGCCATTGAGCAAAAAATCCGGCAGATTGAAATGCAGACCCAGGCCATTGATAAGCAGACCGAAAAGGTTCGTGGCCTGAAAATAGAAATTTCCAGTATGGAAAAGCTTCGTGAAAAGCGCTTGGAGGAGTACAACTACCAAGCCACCAAAGCGGAGGAAACCTTCATCGAGGAATATGTGAGCACCTCCAAGGCAATGGCCGCCAACTAG
- a CDS encoding flagellar motor protein MotB translates to MARRKAPDTSGGSGDWLNTYADMVTLLLTFFILMFAMSNVNEQKFNQLAEAFRAHGSNWMDRIAIDTGTSGGTTTPNSASEGRGVEQAQAEPEVDVTTLPEVYEHLKEYLDEHPMGDQVQISQGDGYVFIRFMDGLLFQPNSDTLKASDLEMLNFIGYGIKAVQDKAAVIRIDGFTAAILDNPNYPVSDRRLSSNRANAVLIYFEDVIGIDGEKLIAVSHGKYRPIADNDTEENMARNRRVEILISDENSLSKEADLIYEKLLND, encoded by the coding sequence ATGGCCCGAAGAAAAGCCCCAGATACAAGTGGCGGAAGCGGCGATTGGCTGAACACCTATGCCGATATGGTAACCTTGCTTCTTACCTTTTTTATTCTGATGTTTGCTATGTCCAATGTGAATGAGCAGAAGTTCAATCAATTGGCAGAGGCTTTCCGTGCACACGGCAGCAACTGGATGGATCGGATTGCCATTGATACCGGCACTTCGGGAGGAACCACTACTCCCAACTCAGCTTCTGAAGGCAGAGGCGTTGAGCAGGCGCAAGCCGAACCGGAGGTTGATGTAACCACCCTGCCGGAGGTTTATGAGCACCTTAAGGAATATCTGGATGAGCACCCTATGGGCGATCAGGTTCAGATTAGCCAAGGTGATGGGTATGTGTTTATTCGCTTTATGGATGGCCTCTTGTTTCAGCCAAACAGCGATACGCTAAAAGCAAGCGATTTGGAAATGCTCAACTTTATTGGTTATGGAATCAAGGCTGTGCAGGATAAAGCCGCTGTTATTCGTATCGATGGCTTTACTGCGGCGATTCTGGATAACCCCAACTATCCGGTTTCGGACCGCAGGCTTTCCAGCAATCGGGCGAATGCGGTTCTCATCTATTTCGAAGATGTAATTGGCATAGACGGAGAAAAGCTGATCGCAGTTTCTCACGGAAAATACCGCCCAATCGCCGATAACGATACCGAAGAAAACATGGCCAGGAACCGCCGTGTTGAGATATTAATCAGCGATGAAAACTCGCTTTCCAAAGAGGCTGACCTGATCTATGAAAAGCTGCTTAATGATTGA
- the fliY gene encoding flagellar motor switch phosphatase FliY: MSNANDTLFSNLEIDTIGEIMNISMGSASTAASTLLDSKVSITTPVVRILPVAELEIASLEPAVAVDIRYVEGITGSNILVLRADDIKKILARMMQMDIPEDFEMDEMAQSAICELMNQMMGSSATVLSCFLGRNINISTPVVVQINEFEELKATYFKGEEAVITVSFTLTVDGLIESEFMCIMQVELAKEIIDVSLNFESGEDSDSAPAAVEDSAPQPVVTEAPPTPQAPAAPVAQQAPPAPVQAPPAPAMPPIQQEMPMMPPPGYPPVPGYPPQQAYYPPYPQQPGYPPQQPYGAYPPPAQDSQMKVQSYAYNEFKDGGDHIAGSNLDLVMNVPVTVTVELGRTRRKIREILEFGQGSIVELDKQAGSQVDVIVNGQLIARGDVVVVDDNFSIRITEILKNRDDLSIL; this comes from the coding sequence ATGAGCAATGCCAATGATACGCTGTTCTCCAACCTGGAGATTGATACCATCGGTGAAATCATGAATATCAGCATGGGCTCGGCTTCTACAGCCGCCTCAACCCTGTTGGATAGCAAGGTGAGCATCACAACCCCGGTGGTGAGAATCCTGCCGGTAGCTGAACTGGAGATTGCTTCACTGGAGCCGGCAGTTGCAGTGGATATCCGCTATGTTGAGGGGATTACCGGTTCCAATATTCTGGTTCTGCGGGCCGATGATATTAAAAAGATTCTTGCCCGTATGATGCAGATGGATATCCCCGAAGACTTTGAAATGGATGAAATGGCTCAAAGTGCCATCTGTGAGCTGATGAACCAGATGATGGGCTCCTCCGCAACGGTGCTTTCCTGCTTCTTGGGGCGCAACATTAATATTTCCACACCGGTTGTGGTGCAGATCAATGAGTTTGAGGAGCTGAAGGCCACCTATTTTAAAGGAGAAGAAGCGGTTATTACTGTTTCCTTTACTCTAACGGTAGATGGGCTGATTGAAAGCGAATTCATGTGCATTATGCAGGTGGAGCTGGCCAAAGAAATCATCGATGTTTCTCTGAATTTTGAAAGTGGCGAAGATTCTGATTCCGCACCTGCGGCTGTGGAAGATTCGGCTCCGCAACCAGTTGTGACAGAGGCACCACCCACACCACAGGCCCCTGCCGCCCCGGTGGCACAGCAAGCACCTCCGGCGCCGGTTCAGGCCCCCCCTGCACCTGCAATGCCGCCTATCCAGCAGGAGATGCCCATGATGCCGCCTCCCGGCTACCCGCCGGTTCCGGGCTATCCGCCCCAGCAGGCCTATTACCCCCCTTATCCCCAACAGCCGGGTTATCCGCCCCAGCAGCCGTATGGCGCTTATCCTCCGCCTGCTCAGGATAGCCAGATGAAGGTGCAGAGCTATGCCTATAACGAGTTCAAGGATGGCGGCGATCACATTGCCGGCAGCAATCTTGATTTGGTTATGAATGTTCCGGTTACGGTCACAGTAGAGCTTGGCCGCACCAGACGCAAGATCCGGGAGATACTGGAATTTGGGCAGGGCTCTATTGTGGAGTTGGATAAACAGGCCGGTTCGCAGGTGGATGTGATTGTAAACGGCCAGCTCATTGCCCGTGGTGATGTGGTTGTGGTGGATGATAATTTCAGCATTCGCATTACAGAGATACTCAAAAACCGGGATGATCTCAGCATACTGTAG
- the fliI gene encoding flagellar protein export ATPase FliI translates to MGKIDKIVGLMVESIGPNTSVGEVCRIRNREGGCVYAEVTGFRDNRVLLMPYEELTGIGPGSIVEGTKEKLRVPVSEKLIGRTINALGQPIDELGPLDISTHREVETAYSNPLNRPRIDTKMTFGVKPIDGLLTIGKGQRMGIFAGSGVGKSTLMGMIARNVHADVNVIGLVGERGREVKEFIERDLGEEGMKRSVLVVATSDQPAMLRLKCAMTATSIAEYFRDQGKDVLLMMDSLTRFAMAQREIGLASGEPPVARGYTPSMYTVMPKLLERTGNFETGSITGIYTVLVEGDDTNEPISDTVRGIIDGHIILSRKIAARNHYPAIDILGSVSRLMNDIASEEQTSAANLLRNIMAVYEANYDLISIGAYKKGANPELDNAILKIKAINGFLTQKTTEKFDYDQTVELLKAAVS, encoded by the coding sequence ATGGGTAAGATCGATAAAATAGTGGGACTGATGGTGGAATCCATCGGCCCCAACACAAGCGTAGGGGAGGTTTGCCGCATCCGCAACCGGGAGGGTGGCTGTGTCTATGCAGAGGTTACCGGCTTCCGGGATAACCGGGTGCTGCTCATGCCCTATGAAGAGCTGACCGGCATTGGCCCCGGCAGTATCGTGGAGGGCACCAAGGAAAAGCTTCGGGTGCCGGTTTCCGAAAAGCTGATAGGGCGCACCATCAACGCCCTTGGCCAGCCCATTGATGAGCTGGGCCCGCTGGATATCAGCACCCACCGGGAGGTGGAAACCGCCTATTCCAATCCCCTGAACCGCCCCCGCATCGATACAAAAATGACCTTTGGGGTTAAGCCCATTGATGGCCTGCTCACCATCGGGAAAGGCCAGAGAATGGGAATCTTTGCCGGTTCCGGTGTTGGCAAAAGTACCTTGATGGGGATGATTGCCCGCAATGTTCACGCCGATGTCAATGTGATCGGGCTGGTGGGGGAGCGTGGCAGAGAGGTGAAGGAATTCATCGAGCGGGATTTGGGCGAAGAGGGCATGAAGCGTTCGGTGCTGGTGGTGGCTACCTCAGACCAGCCGGCCATGCTCCGCCTGAAATGTGCCATGACCGCCACCTCCATTGCCGAATACTTCCGGGATCAGGGCAAGGATGTTCTGCTGATGATGGATTCTCTCACCCGTTTTGCCATGGCCCAGCGTGAAATCGGGCTGGCCTCTGGCGAACCCCCTGTGGCTCGGGGCTATACCCCCTCCATGTACACCGTTATGCCCAAGCTTTTGGAGCGAACCGGCAACTTTGAAACCGGCTCCATCACCGGCATCTATACGGTTCTGGTAGAGGGTGACGACACCAACGAGCCCATTTCGGATACAGTCCGCGGCATCATCGACGGGCACATTATCCTTTCCCGTAAAATTGCCGCCCGCAACCACTACCCGGCCATTGATATTCTGGGCAGTGTCAGCCGTTTGATGAACGACATTGCTTCGGAAGAACAAACCAGCGCCGCCAACCTTTTGCGAAACATCATGGCGGTCTATGAAGCCAACTACGATTTGATTTCCATCGGCGCTTACAAAAAGGGGGCTAACCCCGAATTGGATAACGCCATTTTAAAGATAAAGGCCATCAACGGTTTTCTCACCCAGAAAACCACCGAAAAATTTGATTACGACCAGACAGTGGAGCTTTTAAAAGCCGCTGTCAGCTAG
- a CDS encoding flagellar hook capping FlgD N-terminal domain-containing protein, which produces MSTAFNINDYMMTNTSNKTKLTTDKVEGKDSSKLDMDDFFKLLVAQMTNQDMMNPVNDTEFIAQMAQFTALQGIQSIQQQQLSSYAASYVGKSVTIADTEKNGDLKTIAGVVESVTFYDGSPRLIVGGKSYDLYKVMEIKALGAKTTDPDQDKSSD; this is translated from the coding sequence ATGAGCACTGCCTTTAATATCAACGATTATATGATGACCAATACCTCCAATAAAACCAAGCTAACCACCGATAAGGTCGAGGGCAAAGATTCCAGCAAGCTGGATATGGATGATTTTTTCAAGCTGTTGGTGGCCCAGATGACCAATCAGGATATGATGAACCCGGTCAACGATACCGAATTCATTGCCCAGATGGCTCAGTTCACCGCCTTGCAGGGCATTCAGTCCATCCAGCAGCAGCAGCTTTCGTCTTATGCGGCCTCTTATGTGGGCAAATCGGTCACCATTGCCGATACTGAGAAAAACGGCGATCTGAAAACCATTGCCGGTGTTGTGGAAAGTGTCACTTTTTACGATGGAAGCCCCCGCTTGATTGTGGGCGGCAAATCCTATGACCTTTACAAGGTAATGGAGATCAAGGCCCTCGGAGCGAAGACAACCGATCCCGATCAAGATAAATCATCCGATTAA
- the fliM gene encoding flagellar motor switch protein FliM, which translates to MEVLSQSQIDDLLNSLTSGDVDITAVGDEPAAKKVKEYDFKTPKRFTKENLKIVNSVYENYSRQLSTYLTSLLRLFVNVELVNVEELRYSEFSNAMPDSVMFGMGEMIFPGSPEENNIMIMDISRATTFAVIERLLGGSGDGLTVSRDFTEIEISLMDSVFKGVFPRMSDAWASYFELDTRYRKIETNSRLAQGIAPDETVVIIVLDILVKETQGNITICVPAVCLEDVIKKINSQYLRNLKTINSASDKERQALVLKYLSESELELRGIIGEVEVSLGDVVYLNVGDILQLNKPIGSPVSLYVGESCWFKGAIGVQRRKKAIRIAEVL; encoded by the coding sequence GTGGAGGTACTGTCACAAAGCCAGATCGATGATTTGCTCAATTCGCTAACATCGGGAGATGTGGATATTACCGCTGTGGGCGATGAGCCTGCCGCTAAAAAGGTTAAGGAATACGATTTTAAAACACCCAAGCGCTTCACCAAAGAAAACCTCAAAATCGTTAACAGCGTTTATGAAAACTATTCCCGTCAGCTTTCAACCTATCTTACCAGCCTACTGCGGTTATTCGTAAACGTGGAGCTGGTGAATGTGGAGGAGCTGCGTTATTCGGAGTTCAGCAACGCCATGCCCGATTCGGTTATGTTCGGTATGGGAGAGATGATCTTCCCCGGCAGCCCGGAAGAAAACAACATTATGATTATGGATATTTCCAGAGCCACCACCTTTGCTGTTATCGAAAGGCTGCTGGGCGGCTCGGGAGATGGATTAACCGTTAGCCGGGATTTCACCGAGATCGAAATCTCGCTGATGGATAGTGTGTTTAAGGGGGTTTTTCCCAGAATGTCCGATGCATGGGCCAGCTACTTTGAGCTGGATACCCGTTACCGGAAAATCGAAACCAACTCCCGATTGGCGCAGGGCATTGCGCCGGATGAAACCGTTGTGATCATTGTGCTGGATATTCTGGTTAAGGAAACGCAGGGCAACATTACCATATGCGTTCCCGCAGTCTGTCTGGAGGATGTGATTAAAAAGATCAATTCCCAGTATCTGCGCAATCTCAAAACCATCAACAGCGCCAGCGATAAAGAGCGTCAGGCGTTGGTTCTGAAGTATCTCAGCGAAAGCGAGCTGGAGCTGAGAGGGATTATCGGCGAGGTGGAAGTCAGCCTTGGCGATGTGGTGTATTTGAATGTGGGGGATATCCTACAGCTTAACAAGCCCATCGGTTCCCCGGTGAGCTTGTATGTGGGAGAATCCTGCTGGTTCAAAGGTGCGATTGGAGTGCAGCGCCGTAAAAAGGCAATCCGTATTGCAGAAGTCCTTTAG